The following proteins are encoded in a genomic region of Channa argus isolate prfri chromosome 3, Channa argus male v1.0, whole genome shotgun sequence:
- the mycbpap gene encoding MYCBP-associated protein isoform X4: protein MVLPHSILGTLEDFRNYLEAKGETDLAKRIPESQRDTASDVPGRHRSDIIEKPSDQRSIQRNALQHWYTHMRERRRQQGFLSDLLDRPVENLLMNKAYYFRETQEWREYLNQVMPLIYSGYGYRVGSEFWSLPQHYGDEMSGITATLTQTEQGRRKAVTYVGQPSSIQQESGFICPENLISGSRTWDRSAYLQQQCQELREVLNDMDMRKPDINGLEVIGSSKPFTFVTVCQSPSLEKEEEQHKEMKTENLDPLAQYEDVVSDALLIPALRFCGQLAKWTGNFPSNQGDVGINATIIFEAPTGDRASSHLELQNEGSTAIFYSWQQLPVPNSFPNLHSQTKSLHFYFNSSSDVILPGETQKVEFIFKSEEPGITTEIWQLNTHPVLLQGAPMQVTLKGVALYQDKTADQRLFVETKLEKVVTVKMCRAIVHEVLQGVHTPERPSTPVELYITKEEEFVSQNPKLQYFDEPVEDLTRLWQEANPGCTWDLSVDTLQKVLLSLPEQESIQNTITREKSLSQLNSLVLQLSETFEVKHVHLTVSTIGQQLWRKLLDTMDAEAMWLRNLLDLPGRETWIDKKDECFISDTDLTDTLNIDEKSERKGVTPATPERRGIKSTLKDNNKGESKLATTEKSVEESKKKGKKKEDVGKGKAKERQGKESASLSDTHPDLIIQQSPKDQNLEPAVINIYTRLLHKKVYALMEDLVDTLCDLMDEGYKQDTHY, encoded by the exons ATGGTTCTGCCACACAGCATCCTGGGTACTTTAGAAGATTTCAGAAATTATCTGGAGGCAAAAGGGGAGACAGAT TTGGCAAAACGAATACCAGAGTCCCAGAGAGACACTGCATCTGACGTTCCAGGGAGGCATCGCTCTGATATTATAGAGAAGCCCTCAGATCAAAGGAGCATCCAGAGGAATGCTCTGCAGCATTGGTATACACATATGAGGGAGCGCAGACGGCAGCAGGGCTTCTTATCTG ACTTGCTTGACAGACCAGTGGAAAACCTACTGATGAACAAAGCTTACTATTTCAGAGAAACTCAGGAGTGGAGGGAATATCTAAACCAGGTCATGCCACTCATCTACTCTGGATAT GGCTACCGTGTGGGCAGTGAGTTTTGGAGTCTCCCCCAGCACTATGGCGATGAAATGAGTGGTATCACAGCCACTCTGACTCAGACAGAGCAGGGTAGAAGAAAGGCTGTTACGTATGTGGGACAACCAAGCAGCATACAGCAGGAATCAG GATTCATTTGTCCTGAGAATCTGATTTCAGGTTCTCGGACTTGGGATCGTAGTGCATACCTGCAGCAACAGTGCCAGGAGCTCAGGGAAGTTCTAAATGACATGGACATGAGAAAGCCG GACATCAATGGACTGGAGGTGATTGGCTCTAGCAAGCCATTTACTTTTGTTACAGTGTGCCAAAGTCCCTCActggagaaggaggaagagcagcacaaggagatgaaaacagaaaatct TGATCCCCTGGCACAGTATGAAGATGTTGTTTCAGATGCTTTGCTCATTCCGGCGTTGAGATTCTGTGGTCAGCTTGCCAAATGGACTGGAAACTTTCCGTCGAACCAG GGAGATGTGGGAATTAATGCCACAATAATCTTTGAGGCCCCAACTGGAGACAGAGCCTCATCCCACCTTGAGCTACAAAATGAGGGCAGCACAGCCATCTTCTACAGCTGGCAGCAGCTTCCAGTGCCAAACAGCTTTCCTAATCTGCATTCACAAACAAAGAGTCTCCACTTTTACTTCAACTCCTCCTctg ATGTGATCCTTCCAGGTGAAACCCAAAAAGTGGAGTTTATATTTAAGTCAGAGGAGCCAGGTATCACAACTGAGATATGGCAGCTCAACACCCACCCTGTGTTGCTGCAAGGAGCACCAATGCAGGTCACTTTGAAGGGAGTGGCTCTGTACCAGGACAAAACTGCAGATCAGAGGCTTTTCGTAGAG ACAAAGCTGGAAAAAGTAGTGACAGTAAAAATGTGTCGGGCAATAGTACATGAGGTGCTGCAGGGTGTCCATACGCCAGAGAGACCCAGCACTCCTGTGGAGCTCTACATAACCAAGGAAGAAGAGTTTGTAAGTCAAAACCCGAAG TTGCAATACTTTGATGAGCCAGTGGAGGATCTAACGAGATTGTGGCAAGAAGCGAATCCAGGATGCACCTGGGATCTCTCTGTTGATACACTACAAAAG GTTCTGTTGTCTCTGCCGGAGCAAGAGTCAATTCAGAACACCATCACCAGAGAAAAGAGCCTGAGTCAACTCAACTCCCTGGTTCTGCAGTTATCTGAAACTTTTGAAGTGAAACATGTCCACCTAACAGTATCAACTATTGG GCAGCAGCTGTGGAGGAAACTGCTGGACACCATGGATGCTGAGGCCATGTGGTTGAGAAACCTGCTAGACCTCCCAGGGAGAGAAACATGGATTGATAAGAAGGATGAATGCTTTATCTCTGACACTG ATTTGACAGATACTTTAAATATAGATGagaaaagtgagagaaaaggagTAACACCTGCTACACCTGAAAGGAGAGGGATAAAATCTACATTAAAGGACAACAACAAAGGAGAATCCAAGttagcaacaacagaaaaatcagTGGAG GAGAGcaaaaagaaggggaaaaaaaaggaggatgtgGGTAAAGGAAAAGCAAAGGAAAGGCAAGGGAAGGAGTCCGCCTCGCTGAGTGATACCCATCCAGATCTCATCATTCAACAATCTCCCAAGGACCAAAATTTAGAGCCAGCGGTGATAAACATTTACACAAGGCTTCTCCACAAAAAG GTCTATGCTCTGATGGAAGACCTGGTGGACACACTGTGTGATCTGATGGATGAGGGATATAAGCAGGACACACACTATTAA